In Paenibacillus sonchi, a single genomic region encodes these proteins:
- a CDS encoding S-layer homology domain-containing protein: MSDMSYPTKEESQFMNVQGGEKKVMKKILSVALSTAMAFSMFASVAFGETATTPQAKFDALAAKGILNGYPDGQAHLEKDLTRAEFAKIVTKLFGLTEVTGKLSYKDKGYTAKNWAVPYIEAVTAAGYMQGQDTVRGIFNYNGKVTVQEVAAVLFRALKLEQPATTDNSASAWAKGYAQAVINAGLVAQTTNFKGNATRSLVVETAYAVDQKTVAPTLTVASAEAVSPTKVVVTFSDKTTANVDLTTALVAGVETPVTFKHLEKEYTVKVTLQAPKVVSVTAPNSKQVVVKFNRAIDKDTLVETNTLIEGVVKLTEVGKTVDVAKDAKVVISDDATQATISLDGNTFLKGNYTVVINDTIKTTAGEAIPAYTNLLPVADVVAPTVVSVSAVAKTTTNKVYVKLSEPVKTAGLIAYVNGASASVSRDTYQPLDEVTLTTGTLNSGTSYDVSLTNLSDYAGNLATPNPVKTTVTVTSDVQAPVVQKVTAIGDKTVEVVFNKAVDYNSLVGNVRLLDANGESKGVFTINTTSDTKTFKLTSPLGSLPSTGTFSGSIVFGATVRDTIGNNLGTAVTQPITFNKDTVAPTVTGVTYKSGSGLVVKFSEEVKAVAGVTGLTLIKDSTGVGVTLNSTPVATSKDGKSLTFATPAGVVGAHTLRLPEGLVIDASFAKNKLAATSVAVTGSSTSSDSDRPKVTSIVYGTPTTNDYIVEVTVSDNSGVSVASLMDVNSYTMDSKALPTGTYITLNTAADNATTRIAYLHIPKSSISETKDYKFLANGVADTAGNGAEAHNEVAIKLYDTVAPKLSSAAVSSTDSAVLIVTFSENVKDIQKDDLQFRINDKLVSPLTFDKVGNSTDKWYVTFNKKDIDASASVGAQDLNANNINTITVKVKENDPSTGYVQSITDNEGNKVTTGTEVSGK, from the coding sequence CTAAATTGTTCGGTCTTACTGAAGTAACCGGCAAATTGTCTTACAAAGACAAAGGTTATACTGCCAAGAACTGGGCAGTGCCTTACATCGAAGCTGTAACTGCAGCTGGTTATATGCAAGGTCAAGATACTGTTAGAGGTATCTTCAACTACAACGGTAAAGTAACAGTTCAAGAAGTAGCGGCTGTATTGTTCCGCGCTCTGAAACTGGAACAACCTGCTACAACTGATAACTCCGCATCCGCATGGGCTAAAGGCTATGCTCAAGCAGTTATCAACGCTGGTCTGGTTGCTCAAACAACCAACTTCAAAGGTAACGCTACTCGCTCTTTGGTAGTTGAAACAGCTTATGCAGTTGATCAAAAGACTGTAGCTCCTACTCTGACTGTAGCTTCTGCTGAAGCAGTAAGCCCAACCAAAGTAGTTGTAACATTCTCTGATAAAACAACTGCAAACGTTGATCTGACAACTGCTCTGGTAGCAGGCGTTGAAACTCCAGTAACTTTCAAACACCTGGAAAAAGAGTACACTGTGAAAGTAACACTGCAAGCGCCTAAGGTTGTTAGTGTTACAGCTCCAAACTCCAAACAGGTAGTTGTGAAGTTCAACCGTGCTATCGACAAAGATACTTTGGTTGAGACTAATACTCTGATCGAAGGTGTAGTTAAATTAACTGAAGTTGGCAAAACAGTTGATGTAGCTAAAGATGCTAAGGTTGTTATCAGCGATGATGCAACTCAAGCTACAATTTCCCTGGATGGAAATACTTTCCTTAAAGGTAACTATACTGTAGTAATCAACGACACAATTAAAACAACTGCTGGTGAAGCGATTCCTGCTTACACTAATTTGTTGCCTGTAGCTGATGTCGTTGCACCAACAGTGGTTTCCGTATCTGCTGTTGCAAAAACAACTACGAATAAAGTATATGTTAAACTGAGCGAGCCAGTTAAAACTGCTGGATTGATTGCTTATGTTAACGGTGCGTCTGCAAGTGTTTCCCGTGATACTTACCAGCCACTGGATGAAGTAACACTGACTACTGGCACGTTGAACAGCGGAACTTCGTATGATGTGTCCCTGACTAACCTTTCGGATTACGCTGGCAACCTGGCTACACCTAACCCAGTTAAAACAACTGTTACGGTAACTTCTGATGTTCAAGCACCTGTAGTTCAAAAAGTGACTGCAATTGGTGACAAAACAGTTGAAGTAGTATTCAACAAAGCAGTGGATTACAACTCTTTGGTAGGTAATGTTCGTCTGTTGGATGCAAACGGTGAAAGCAAAGGCGTATTCACAATTAACACTACGAGCGACACCAAAACTTTCAAACTGACTAGCCCTCTTGGCTCATTGCCATCCACTGGTACATTCTCCGGTAGCATCGTATTCGGTGCAACTGTTCGTGATACCATTGGCAATAACCTGGGTACAGCAGTAACTCAACCTATTACCTTCAATAAAGACACTGTAGCTCCAACAGTAACTGGCGTTACTTACAAGAGCGGAAGCGGTCTGGTAGTTAAGTTCTCTGAAGAAGTGAAAGCTGTAGCTGGCGTGACTGGCCTTACACTGATTAAAGATTCTACTGGTGTTGGTGTTACTCTGAATTCTACTCCAGTTGCAACTTCTAAAGATGGTAAATCTTTGACATTTGCAACCCCTGCTGGTGTTGTGGGTGCACATACACTGCGTCTGCCAGAAGGCTTGGTAATTGATGCGAGCTTTGCTAAAAATAAACTTGCTGCTACATCGGTTGCGGTAACAGGAAGCAGTACTTCTTCCGATTCCGACAGACCAAAAGTAACCAGCATTGTTTATGGAACGCCTACTACTAATGATTACATCGTTGAAGTAACTGTAAGTGACAATTCAGGGGTTTCTGTTGCATCTTTGATGGATGTCAACAGCTACACAATGGATAGCAAGGCACTTCCTACAGGAACTTACATCACCTTGAATACTGCTGCCGATAATGCAACTACTAGAATCGCGTATCTGCATATTCCAAAATCATCAATCAGTGAAACTAAGGACTATAAGTTCTTGGCTAACGGTGTAGCTGATACTGCTGGTAACGGTGCTGAAGCTCACAATGAAGTAGCAATCAAACTGTATGATACTGTAGCTCCTAAGCTGTCTTCTGCTGCTGTATCGTCTACAGATTCTGCTGTCCTGATCGTAACCTTCTCCGAGAATGTTAAAGACATTCAAAAAGATGATCTGCAATTCCGTATCAATGATAAGCTGGTATCTCCTCTTACCTTTGATAAGGTTGGTAACAGTACTGATAAATGGTACGTTACATTCAATAAAAAGGATATTGATGCTTCCGCATCTGTTGGTGCTCAAGACCTTAACGCTAACAACATCAACACAATTACTGTTAAGGTTAAAGAAAATGATCCTTCCACTGGATACGTACAAAGCATCACTGACAACGAAGGAAACAAAGTTACTACTGGAACTGAAGTATCCGGTAAATAA